One segment of Candidatus Scalindua japonica DNA contains the following:
- a CDS encoding B12-binding domain-containing radical SAM protein, which translates to MKILFPMERNSMKQHWLGIMTLSAVLKKGGFQTEVVVAEEEIVLEKIKNNEPTILAYSTPTFLAKFNIEFNLKIKKRFKDVFSIFGGPHATYYPEMIENEGIDAICVGEGEGAIHDLATNIANGLPVTDIKNLWVKENGKIRKNPLRPLVENLDNLPYPDRDIFIPYQSKNPLASIWTMSARGCPYKCTYCFNHSYNKLYQEQGYSAVKVRRRSVDNFIGELIEYKKRWPATYFIFVDDIFVLMPEWIKEFSEKYKKLVDIPFVCHVRANAVNNEVISEIKKAGCTLIKMGVEAGNDHIRKEVLKRNMSKDLIVNAAKIIKDNGIKLFTFNVLGVPSSTIDNDFETLALNAKCKADYATTFIMRAYKKTEIYEFSRKKNLLHEEFIEDIADTQNIFFSSPITLNPKDARLLENLLYLFSISVKFPWIVPLVRRLLIKLPLSKVYQLIFTNHYRFIKLLYSPKKFERIYLYLDSVIKI; encoded by the coding sequence ATGAAGATATTATTCCCTATGGAACGTAATTCAATGAAACAGCACTGGTTGGGTATTATGACCTTATCTGCTGTTTTAAAAAAGGGTGGTTTCCAAACTGAAGTAGTAGTCGCTGAAGAGGAGATTGTTTTAGAAAAAATAAAAAATAATGAACCTACTATTTTGGCTTACAGTACTCCTACCTTCCTGGCAAAATTTAATATCGAATTTAATCTAAAGATAAAAAAGAGGTTTAAGGATGTATTCTCTATTTTTGGAGGACCACATGCCACTTACTATCCTGAAATGATAGAAAATGAAGGAATTGATGCCATTTGTGTTGGTGAAGGTGAAGGAGCCATTCATGATCTGGCAACAAATATTGCCAATGGACTGCCAGTAACGGATATAAAGAACCTATGGGTAAAAGAAAACGGTAAAATTCGTAAAAATCCATTACGACCATTGGTTGAAAATCTTGATAATCTTCCCTATCCGGACAGGGATATTTTCATTCCTTATCAGTCAAAGAATCCGTTAGCATCTATTTGGACAATGAGCGCCCGTGGTTGCCCTTATAAGTGTACATACTGTTTTAATCACTCTTACAACAAGCTATATCAAGAACAAGGATATAGTGCTGTTAAAGTAAGACGTCGAAGCGTTGATAATTTTATAGGAGAGCTGATTGAATACAAAAAGAGATGGCCAGCGACATATTTTATATTTGTAGATGATATATTTGTTTTAATGCCTGAGTGGATCAAAGAGTTCTCCGAAAAATACAAAAAACTGGTTGATATCCCTTTTGTTTGCCATGTTCGTGCCAATGCTGTCAATAATGAAGTTATATCAGAAATTAAGAAAGCCGGGTGTACACTGATAAAAATGGGTGTGGAAGCAGGCAATGATCATATCAGGAAAGAAGTATTAAAGAGGAATATGTCTAAGGATCTTATTGTGAATGCGGCCAAAATCATTAAGGATAATGGTATAAAGCTTTTCACGTTTAATGTACTTGGTGTCCCTTCAAGCACTATTGATAACGACTTTGAAACATTGGCGCTTAATGCCAAATGTAAGGCTGATTATGCTACAACTTTTATAATGAGAGCTTATAAAAAGACGGAGATATATGAATTCTCACGGAAGAAGAATCTCCTGCATGAAGAATTTATTGAAGATATTGCAGACACACAAAACATTTTTTTCTCTTCACCTATAACATTAAACCCAAAGGATGCGAGATTGTTGGAGAATTTATTGTATCTTTTTTCAATCTCTGTAAAATTTCCTTGGATAGTGCCACTTGTCAGAAGGCTACTTATAAAACTCCCTTTGTCAAAAGTTTATCAATTAATCTTCACAAACCATTACCGATTTATCAAATTACT